In a genomic window of Acropora muricata isolate sample 2 chromosome 2, ASM3666990v1, whole genome shotgun sequence:
- the LOC136893657 gene encoding uncharacterized protein produces MDYVEVVSQTSPTFRERKLIYLHCFDLGAQESVQFDQFPCLQVKLVLGHVSFPEKIAERRMCCFLFQEKVINLLKNRRSPVLLEVINSCDIKANNRTLSVVVEFQVVPNSYAVKVPPKLDHEEEDPLPHTPWLEVLVCNCNCSRYPSSANVIVDGMDPATQESCQSSTDSTDVSEEEEGNTLYVHDQLGEETQIYEETAQFTEYFALKGSSYHEDCQKTLHKCKQLQLQNKNIDLRVTPEPNNIRDKNAIIVEACIDNDWYRIGYIPKEKLRKVVVGIRNSGIQVNSRFE; encoded by the exons ATGGATTACGTCGAGGTCGTGTCGCAAACCTCGCCGACATTCCGCGAAAGAAAGCTCATTTATCTCCATTGCTTCGATCTCGGAGCACAGGAAAGTGTTCAGTTCGatcaatttccttgtcttcaaGTGAAATTAGTTCTTGGCCACGTTAGTTTCCCCGAGAAAATTGCCGAGCGAAGGATGTGCTGCTTTCTGTTTCAGGAGAAAGTGATAAATCTTCTCAAGAATCGCCGATCTCCGGTCCTTTTGGAAGTCATAAACAGTTGTGATATCAAG GCAAACAACAGAACATTATCTGTGGTTGTAGAATTTCAAGTGGTCCCCAATTCCTATGCGGTAAAAGTTCCACCCAAGTTAGATCATGAGGAGGAGGATCCACTGCCACATACACCTTGGCTGGAAGTTTTGGTGTGCAATTGCAATTGCTCAAGATACCCATCATCTGCAAATGTGATAGTCGACGGAATGGATCCAGCAACACAAGAATCTTGTCAGTCTAGCACTGATTCAACTGATGTGTCTGAGGAAGAAGAAGGTAACACTCTATATGTACATGATCAACTTGGTGAGGAAACTCAAATCTATGAAGAAACAGCGCAATTTACCGAGTACTTTGCGTTGAAAGGAAGCAGCTACCACGAGGATTGCCAGAAAACCCTGCACAAGTGTAAGCAgcttcaattacaaaataaaaacatagaTTTACGGGTGACCCCGGAACCTAACAACATCAGGGATAAGAATGCAATTATAGTGGAGGCATGCATAGACAATGACTGGTACCGTATTGGTTACATCCCCAAAGAAAAGTTGAGGAAAGTTGTTGTTGGAATTAGAAACAGTGGAATTCAAGTTAATTCCAGATTTGAATGA